One Neisseria sicca genomic region harbors:
- the rplC gene encoding 50S ribosomal protein L3 — MTLGLVGRKVGMTRVFDEQGVSVPVTVLDMSANRVTQVKSKDTDGYTAVQVTFGQKKANRVNKAEAGHFAKAGVEAGRGLIEFALAEEKLAELKAGDEITVSMFEVGQLVDVTGTSKGKGFSGTIKRHNFGAQRTSHGNSRSHRVPGSIGMAQDPGRVFPGKRMAGQYGNTKATVQKLEVVRVDAERQLLLVKGAVPGAVNSDVVVRPSVKVGA; from the coding sequence ATGACTTTAGGTCTGGTTGGACGCAAAGTTGGTATGACCCGTGTGTTCGACGAACAGGGTGTTTCTGTTCCGGTAACCGTTTTGGATATGTCTGCCAACCGCGTTACACAAGTAAAATCCAAAGATACTGACGGCTATACTGCCGTTCAAGTTACCTTTGGTCAGAAAAAAGCTAACCGTGTCAACAAAGCCGAAGCCGGACACTTTGCAAAAGCAGGTGTTGAAGCCGGTCGCGGTTTGATCGAGTTTGCTTTGGCTGAAGAAAAACTGGCTGAATTGAAAGCCGGTGACGAAATCACCGTTTCTATGTTTGAAGTCGGTCAACTGGTCGATGTAACCGGTACCTCTAAAGGTAAAGGTTTCTCCGGTACGATCAAACGTCATAACTTCGGTGCCCAGCGTACTTCCCACGGTAACTCCCGTTCTCACCGTGTTCCAGGTTCTATCGGTATGGCGCAAGACCCAGGTCGCGTGTTCCCCGGTAAACGCATGGCTGGTCAATACGGCAACACCAAAGCAACTGTTCAAAAACTGGAAGTTGTCCGTGTTGATGCAGAACGCCAACTGCTGTTGGTTAAGGGTGCTGTTCCGGGTGCGGTCAACAGCGATGTTGTAGTTCGTCCTAGCGTGAAAGTAGGTGCGTAA
- the rplD gene encoding 50S ribosomal protein L4, whose translation MELKVIDAKGQVSGSLSVSDALFAREYNEALVHQLVNAYLANARSGNRAQKTRAEVKHSTKKPWRQKGTGRARSGMTSSPLWRKGGRAFPNKPDENFTQKVNRKMYRAGMATILSQLARDERLFAIEALTAETPKTKVFAEQVKNLGLEQVLFVTKQLDENVYLASRNLPNVLVLEAQQVDPYSLLRYKKVIITKDAVAQLEEQWV comes from the coding sequence ATGGAATTGAAAGTAATTGACGCTAAAGGACAAGTTTCAGGCAGTCTGTCTGTTTCTGATGCTTTGTTCGCTCGCGAATACAATGAAGCGTTGGTTCATCAGCTGGTAAATGCCTACTTGGCAAACGCCCGCTCTGGCAACCGTGCTCAAAAAACCCGTGCCGAAGTAAAACACTCAACCAAAAAACCATGGCGCCAAAAAGGTACCGGCCGTGCCCGTTCCGGTATGACTTCTTCTCCGCTGTGGCGTAAAGGTGGTCGTGCGTTCCCGAACAAACCCGACGAAAACTTCACTCAAAAAGTAAACCGTAAAATGTACCGTGCCGGTATGGCGACTATCCTGTCCCAATTGGCCCGTGACGAGCGTTTGTTTGCTATCGAAGCTTTGACTGCTGAAACTCCTAAAACCAAAGTTTTTGCTGAACAAGTGAAAAATCTGGGTCTGGAGCAAGTGCTGTTTGTAACCAAACAGCTCGATGAGAATGTTTACTTGGCTTCACGCAACTTGCCAAACGTGTTGGTTTTGGAAGCTCAACAAGTTGATCCTTACAGCTTGCTGCGTTACAAAAAAGTAATCATCACTAAAGATGCAGTTGCACAATTAGAGGAGCAATGGGTATGA
- the rpsS gene encoding 30S ribosomal protein S19, whose translation MARSLKKGPYVDLHLLKKVDAARASNDKRPIKTWSRRSTILPDFIGLTIAVHNGRTHVPVFISDNMVGHKLGEFSLTRTFKGHLADKKAKKK comes from the coding sequence ATGGCTCGTTCATTGAAAAAAGGCCCATATGTAGACCTGCATTTGCTGAAAAAAGTAGATGCTGCTCGTGCAAGCAACGACAAGCGCCCGATTAAAACTTGGTCTCGTCGTTCTACCATTCTGCCTGATTTTATCGGTCTGACCATTGCTGTACACAACGGCCGCACCCATGTGCCCGTGTTTATCAGCGATAACATGGTTGGTCATAAATTAGGTGAATTCTCATTGACCCGTACCTTTAAAGGCCACTTGGCTGATAAAAAGGCTAAAAAGAAATAA
- the rplP gene encoding 50S ribosomal protein L16: MLQPTRLKYRKQQKGRNTGIATRGNKVSFGEFGLKAVGRGRLTARQIEAARRTMTRHIKRGGRIWIRVFPDKPITEKPIQVRMGGGKGNVEYYIAEIKPGKVLYEMDGVPEALAREAFELAAAKLPIPTTFVVRQVGQ, from the coding sequence ATGCTGCAGCCAACTAGACTGAAATACCGCAAGCAACAAAAAGGTCGCAATACTGGTATTGCTACCCGCGGTAACAAAGTAAGTTTCGGTGAGTTCGGTTTGAAAGCCGTTGGTCGCGGTCGTTTGACTGCCCGCCAAATCGAAGCTGCTCGTCGTACAATGACTCGCCACATTAAACGTGGTGGTCGTATTTGGATTCGTGTATTCCCTGATAAACCAATTACTGAAAAACCTATTCAAGTTCGTATGGGTGGCGGTAAAGGTAACGTGGAATATTACATTGCCGAAATCAAACCAGGCAAAGTGTTGTATGAGATGGACGGTGTTCCAGAGGCTTTGGCTCGTGAAGCATTTGAATTAGCTGCTGCCAAATTGCCTATTCCTACGACCTTTGTAGTAAGACAGGTAGGTCAATAA
- the rplB gene encoding 50S ribosomal protein L2, with protein sequence MAIVKMKPTSAGRRGMVRVVTEGLHKGAPYAPLLEKKNSTAGRNNNGHITTRHKGGGHKHHYRVVDFKRNKDGIPAKVERIEYDPNRTAFIALLCYADGERRYIIAPRGIQAGAVLVSGAEAAIKVGNTLPIRNIPVGTTIHCIEMKPGKGAQIARSAGASAVLLAKEGAYAQVRLRSGEVRKINVDCRATIGEVGNEEQSLKKIGKAGANRWRGIRPTVRGVVMNPVDHPHGGGEGRTGEAREPVSPWGTPAKGYRTRNNKRTDNMIVRRRYSNKG encoded by the coding sequence ATGGCAATTGTTAAAATGAAGCCAACTTCTGCAGGCCGTCGCGGCATGGTTCGCGTGGTAACAGAAGGTTTGCACAAAGGTGCGCCTTATGCACCTTTGCTCGAAAAGAAAAATTCTACTGCCGGTCGTAACAATAATGGTCATATCACCACTCGTCACAAAGGCGGCGGTCATAAACACCATTACCGTGTTGTAGACTTTAAACGTAACAAAGACGGTATCCCTGCAAAAGTAGAGCGTATTGAATACGATCCTAACCGTACTGCCTTCATTGCACTGTTGTGCTATGCAGACGGTGAGCGTCGCTACATCATCGCTCCTCGCGGTATTCAAGCCGGTGCTGTATTGGTTTCCGGTGCTGAAGCTGCCATCAAAGTAGGTAACACCCTGCCGATCCGCAACATCCCCGTTGGTACAACTATCCACTGTATCGAAATGAAACCTGGCAAAGGTGCTCAAATTGCACGTTCTGCCGGTGCTTCTGCGGTATTGCTGGCTAAAGAAGGCGCATACGCTCAAGTCCGTCTGCGCTCTGGCGAAGTTCGTAAAATCAACGTAGATTGCCGTGCAACCATCGGTGAAGTCGGTAACGAAGAGCAAAGCCTGAAAAAAATCGGTAAAGCCGGTGCCAATCGTTGGCGCGGTATTCGTCCGACCGTTCGTGGTGTTGTCATGAACCCTGTCGATCACCCGCATGGTGGTGGTGAAGGTCGTACCGGTGAAGCTCGCGAACCAGTTAGCCCATGGGGTACTCCTGCTAAAGGCTACCGCACTCGTAATAACAAACGCACGGATAACATGATTGTTCGTCGTCGTTACTCAAATAAAGGTTAA
- the rplV gene encoding 50S ribosomal protein L22 — MRVNAQHKNARISAQKARLVADLIRGKDVAQALNILTFSPKKGAELIKKVLESAIANAEHNNGADIDELKVVTIFVDKGPSLKRFQARAKGRGNRIEKQTCHINVTVGN; from the coding sequence ATGAGAGTAAATGCACAACATAAAAATGCCCGTATTTCAGCTCAAAAAGCTCGTTTGGTAGCTGATTTGATCCGTGGTAAAGACGTTGCCCAAGCTTTGAATATTTTGACTTTCAGCCCTAAAAAAGGTGCTGAGTTGATTAAAAAAGTATTGGAATCAGCTATTGCTAATGCCGAGCACAATAACGGTGCCGACATTGATGAGTTGAAAGTGGTCACTATCTTTGTTGACAAAGGTCCAAGCTTGAAACGTTTCCAAGCTCGTGCCAAAGGTCGCGGTAACCGCATTGAAAAACAAACTTGTCATATCAATGTGACAGTGGGCAACTAA
- the rpsC gene encoding 30S ribosomal protein S3 — translation MGQKINPTGFRLAVTKDWASKWFAKSTDFSAVLKQDIDVRNYLRKKLANASVGRVVIERPAKSARITIHSARPGVVIGKKGEDIEVLKRDLQALMGVPVHVNIEEIRKPELDAQIIADGIAQQLEKRVQFRRAMKRAMQNAMRSGAKGIKIMTSGRLNGADIARSEWYREGRVPLHTLRANVDYATSEAHTTYGVLGLKVWVYTEGNVKTSAKPEHEKKQRKAGGRNAAAN, via the coding sequence ATGGGACAAAAGATTAACCCTACAGGCTTTCGCCTGGCGGTAACTAAAGACTGGGCTTCAAAATGGTTTGCTAAAAGCACCGACTTTTCTGCTGTTTTGAAGCAAGATATTGATGTTCGTAACTACCTGCGTAAAAAATTGGCGAATGCTTCTGTTGGTCGCGTAGTTATTGAGCGTCCTGCGAAATCTGCACGTATTACTATTCACTCTGCTCGTCCAGGCGTAGTAATTGGTAAAAAAGGTGAGGATATCGAAGTTCTGAAGCGTGATCTGCAAGCCCTGATGGGTGTGCCTGTTCATGTGAATATCGAAGAAATCCGTAAACCTGAATTGGATGCGCAAATTATTGCTGATGGTATTGCACAGCAATTGGAAAAACGCGTTCAATTCCGCCGTGCTATGAAACGCGCTATGCAAAATGCTATGCGTTCAGGAGCAAAAGGTATCAAGATCATGACCTCAGGTCGTCTGAATGGTGCAGATATTGCTCGTAGCGAATGGTATCGTGAAGGTCGAGTACCTCTGCATACTTTGCGCGCAAACGTAGATTATGCAACTAGCGAAGCTCATACTACTTATGGCGTGCTGGGTCTGAAAGTTTGGGTCTATACTGAAGGTAATGTAAAGACTTCAGCTAAACCTGAGCATGAAAAGAAACAAAGAAAGGCAGGTGGACGTAATGCTGCAGCCAACTAG
- the rplW gene encoding 50S ribosomal protein L23, with the protein MNQQRLTQVILAPIVSEKSNVLAEKRNQMTFKVLANATKPEIKAAVELLFGVQVASVTTVTIKGKTKRFGRTLGRRSDVKKAYVSLAAGQELDLEAAAAAADKE; encoded by the coding sequence ATGAATCAACAACGTTTGACTCAAGTGATTTTGGCACCTATCGTTTCTGAAAAAAGCAACGTATTGGCTGAAAAACGCAACCAAATGACGTTTAAAGTTTTGGCAAATGCAACCAAACCTGAAATCAAAGCGGCTGTTGAGCTGCTGTTCGGTGTTCAAGTTGCTTCTGTAACTACCGTTACCATTAAAGGTAAAACTAAGCGTTTTGGTCGTACTTTGGGCCGCCGCAGCGATGTTAAAAAAGCTTATGTAAGCTTGGCTGCCGGTCAAGAGTTGGATTTGGAAGCCGCTGCTGCAGCTGCAGATAAGGAATAA
- the rpsQ gene encoding 30S ribosomal protein S17 has product MSENKNVRTLQGKVVSDKMDKTVTVLVERKVKHPLYGKIIRLSTKIHAHDENNQYGIGDVVVIAESRPLSKTKSWVVKELVEKARTV; this is encoded by the coding sequence ATGAGCGAAAATAAAAATGTTCGTACTTTGCAAGGCAAAGTGGTAAGCGACAAAATGGACAAAACTGTGACAGTATTGGTTGAACGTAAAGTAAAACATCCTCTGTACGGTAAAATTATCCGTTTATCAACTAAAATCCATGCCCATGATGAAAATAATCAATATGGAATTGGTGATGTTGTAGTAATTGCGGAATCTCGTCCACTGTCAAAAACCAAATCTTGGGTTGTTAAAGAACTGGTTGAGAAAGCACGTACTGTTTAA
- the rplN gene encoding 50S ribosomal protein L14, with product MIQMQTILDVADNSGARRVMCIKVLGGSKRRYASVGDIIKVAVKDAAPRGRVKKGDVYNAVVVRTAKGVRRPDGALIKFDNNAAVLLNNKLEPLGTRIFGPVTRELRTERFMKIVSLAPEVL from the coding sequence ATGATTCAAATGCAGACCATCTTAGATGTGGCTGATAACTCTGGTGCGCGTCGTGTGATGTGCATCAAAGTGTTGGGCGGATCTAAGCGTCGCTACGCTTCTGTTGGCGATATTATTAAAGTCGCAGTTAAAGATGCGGCCCCGCGTGGTCGTGTTAAAAAAGGTGATGTGTACAATGCAGTTGTTGTTCGTACTGCTAAAGGTGTGCGTCGTCCTGATGGTGCGTTGATTAAATTTGATAACAACGCCGCCGTGTTGTTAAACAATAAACTTGAACCTCTGGGTACCCGTATTTTTGGTCCGGTAACCCGTGAGTTGCGTACTGAGCGATTTATGAAAATCGTTTCATTAGCGCCTGAAGTATTATAA
- the rpmC gene encoding 50S ribosomal protein L29, with protein sequence MKANELKDKSIEQLNADLLDLLKAQFGLRMQNATGQLGKPSELKRVRRDIARIKTILTEKGAK encoded by the coding sequence ATGAAAGCAAATGAATTGAAAGACAAATCTATTGAGCAATTAAATGCAGATTTGTTGGACTTGTTGAAAGCTCAGTTTGGCTTACGTATGCAAAACGCAACTGGTCAATTGGGTAAACCAAGCGAATTAAAACGTGTACGTCGCGATATTGCTCGTATTAAAACCATTTTAACTGAAAAAGGTGCTAAGTAA